From the genome of Malus sylvestris chromosome 6, drMalSylv7.2, whole genome shotgun sequence, one region includes:
- the LOC126625570 gene encoding uncharacterized protein LOC126625570 codes for MEHFEDENADEPHFEGEEVEGTTQRERGPLIPNWKEQVCCFDASGKCISEISSAFSKHVVAEVRDFRHMPLVSDWRQIKQDLREAFWIRIKETIIFLEEDMAKMPMIRHITLHIAEHAYKEYRNKLKKNIILEIAAKNKYNLQLKTMNHTTGAKSFARVRA; via the exons ATGGagcattttgaagatgaaaatgCTGACGAACCCCATTTCGAAGGGGAAGAAGTCGAAG GAACAACTCAACGAGAACGGGGACCCTTGATTCCCAACTGGAAGGAACAAGTTTGTTGTTTTGATGCGTCGGGAAAATGCATTAGTGAAATTTCTAGTGCATTTTCAAAACATGTTGTAGCAGAGGTAAGAGATTTTAGACATATGCCGTTGGTGAGTGATTGGCGTCAAATCAAGCAAGATCTCAGAGAAGCTTTTTGGATAAGAATAAag GAAACTATTATTTTTCTAGAAGAGGATATGGCTAAAATGCCAATGATCCGGCACATAACACTTCATATTGCGGAGCATGCGTATAAGGAGtatagaaataaattgaaaaaaaacattataCTG gagATTGCTGCAAAAAATAAGTACAATCTGCAGTTGAAGACGATGAACCACACCACTGGTGCAAAGTCTTTTGCAAGAGTTAGGGCATAA
- the LOC126626975 gene encoding bidirectional sugar transporter N3-like, which translates to MSASTSHHPLAFAFGVLGNIASFIVFLAPLPTFWRVYKKKSTEGFQSVPYVFALFTATIWIYYAFLKSNEILLITINSFGCVIETIYIAIYLTYATKQARVSTLALLFLVIFGGFCLILLLAHFLSQGPTRVAVLGWVCVTFSVSVFAAPLSAMKMVIRTKSVEFMPFNLSFFLTLSAVMWLSYGLLLKDLYVATPNIVGFSFGLVQMALYAKYRNNKTNVEEKLPEQKADVVKQMTILTTTPELEVQVQAAVSSHANSTDAHPSSEHNNDQYMHAQTCHNEKIIEPSMAGQLVTCEV; encoded by the exons ATGTCTGCATCAACTTCTCACCATCCATTGGCTTTTGCCTTTGGCGTTCTAG GCAACATTGCCTCGTTCATCGTTTTTCTAGCTCCGCT GCCGACGTTTTGGAGGGTGTATAAGAAGAAATCGACGGAGGGATTTCAATCAGTTCCATATGTGTTTGCACTGTTCACTGCAACGATATGGATATACTATGCATTCCTCAAGTCTAATGAGATCCTTCTCATCACCATCAACTCATTCGGTTGTGTCATAGAGACCATTTATATTGCAATTTACCTTACATATGCAACTAAGCAAGCGAGG GTGTCCACTCTGGCGCTGCTTTTTCTGGTGATCTTTGGGGGATTTTGCTTGATTCTTCTTCTGGCTCACTTCTTATCACAAGGGCCGACCCGCGTCGCAGTTCTAGGATGGGTTTGTGTGACTTTCTCTGTCAGTGTCTTTGCAGCACCTTTAAGCGCCATG AAAATGGTTATCCGCACCAAGAGCGTGGAGTTCATGCCATTTAATTTATCCTTCTTCCTCACCCTAAGTGCCGTTATGTGGCTCAGCTATGGCTTACTCCTCAAGGATCTCTACGTTGCA ACCCCAAACATTGTTGGTTTCTCCTTTGGGTTGGTTCAGATGGCCCTCTATGCAAAGTACAGGAATAACAAAACAAATGTGGAGGAGAAGCTACCAGAacagaaagctgatgttgtgaagcaaatgacaattttgactACTACTCCTGAGCTGGAGGTACAAGTCCAAGCAGCTGTAAGCTCCCATGCCAATAGTACTGATGCTCATCCAAGCTCTGAGCATAACAATGACCAATATATGCATGCACAAACATGCCATAACGAGAAAATCATCGAACCCTCCATGGCCGGCCAACTTGTTACATGTGAAGTTTGA
- the LOC126625569 gene encoding uncharacterized protein LOC126625569 produces the protein MADLEFLLAETCSQQQEHNQLFKLILQKIQPIPPYSPGTQQSGYNQQPLYLMYPTQPMAYMQQPPMTYMQQQQPMSYMQQPPYQMPVYRPEMASHDGICPDVPIGAMYDTCASVYSFCFCFLYVVFVMSDLVFVMMDKFLYLI, from the exons ATGGCAGATCTAGAATTTTTGCTTGCAGAAACATGCAGCCAGCAGCAGGAACATAATCAGCTGTTTAAGTTAATATTGCAAAAAATTCAGCCGATACCACCGTATAGCCCGGGAACCCAACAATCAG GCTATAATCAGCAACCTCTATATCTAATGTATCCGACACAGCCTATGGCATACATGCAGCAGCCACCCATGACTTACATGCAACAGCAGCAACCCATGTCATACATGCAACAGCCGCCATATCAAATGCCTGTATATCGACCTGAGATGGCTTCTCATGATGGGATTTGCCCGGATGTTCCCATTGGAG CTATGTATGACACTTGTGCTAGCGTTTATAGTTTCTGTTTCTGCTTTTTGTATGTTGTATTTGTAATGTCGGATTTGGTGTTTGTTATGATGGATAAGTTTTTGTATCTTAtttga